AAATAATATTATACCAACTTCTACAGGAGCAGCAAAAGCAGTAACTAAAGTGATTCCAGAAATGTTAGGTAAATTAACAGGTATGGCAGTTAGAGTTCCTGTAGCTGATGTTTCTTTAGTAGATTTAACATTTAAAACAGCAAAAGCAACGTCGTTAAAAGAAATTATGGCAACTTTTAAAGCTGCTTCAGAAAATGAATTTAAAGGAATTGTTGGATATACTGAAGATGCCGTTGTTTCTCAAGATTTTGTTTCTGAAACAAGAACATCAGTAGTTGATGCAGATGCTAGTTTAGAACTAAATGAAAACTTTTTTAAAGTAATTTCTTGGTATGATAACGAGTTTGGATATGCTACCAAAATTGTTGATTTATTAGAGTATTCAGCTTCTTTATAATATAGATCGACCTTAATTTAATACGGATTCCCGCTATTAGCGGGAATTTTTAGTTAATTTTAAAATTATGGAAATAGCAATTATTGCACACGACGGAATGAAAGCAGAAATGGTTCAATTTTTAAATGAGCAGAAGTCTGTTTTACTTCAAAAAAATATAGAATTAATTTCAACTGGAACAACAGGTGCTAAAGCCGAAAAAGCAGGATTTAAAGTAACTAAATTTTTATCAGGGCCTTATGGAGGTGATGCTCAAATAGC
This genomic stretch from Tenacibaculum sp. Bg11-29 harbors:
- a CDS encoding methylglyoxal synthase, with translation MEIAIIAHDGMKAEMVQFLNEQKSVLLQKNIELISTGTTGAKAEKAGFKVTKFLSGPYGGDAQIASRVAEGKCNMVLFFRDPHEKHPHEPDITMLLRLCDVHNVPLATNPATAELLMKAI